From Mycolicibacterium nivoides, a single genomic window includes:
- a CDS encoding cold-shock protein, translating into MAQGTVKWFNGEKGFGFIAPDGGAPDVFVHYSEITGGGFRSLEENQRVEFEITQGAKGPQAVGVTAI; encoded by the coding sequence ATGGCACAGGGAACTGTGAAATGGTTCAACGGCGAAAAGGGCTTCGGCTTCATCGCTCCTGACGGCGGCGCACCGGACGTTTTCGTCCACTACTCCGAAATCACCGGCGGTGGTTTCCGGTCGCTCGAAGAGAACCAGCGTGTGGAGTTCGAGATCACCCAGGGAGCCAAGGGCCCCCAGGCAGTGGGAGTCACCGCGATCTAA
- a CDS encoding DUF5994 family protein, protein MNGLNGTRRLASPVRLTLARQLGADIDGAWWPHTGSVANELPELVGVLHRSLGEVVDIRVNWSAAEGQLDLDSIVTGTRGPAGMKVSRPRLMMVAGRDACVKLLVVPCKTSVALGGLVMRCAAAMPVEEAARLTPLFDTADRVLQVAQIESARWLGNLQDPAENAQVK, encoded by the coding sequence GTGAACGGCCTCAACGGGACCCGGCGACTGGCGAGTCCCGTCCGGCTCACCCTCGCCAGGCAACTGGGCGCCGATATTGACGGAGCCTGGTGGCCGCACACCGGTTCGGTAGCGAACGAACTGCCAGAACTGGTCGGGGTCCTGCATCGCTCGCTCGGGGAAGTCGTTGATATTCGTGTCAATTGGTCAGCCGCTGAGGGGCAGCTCGACCTGGACTCGATCGTGACCGGCACTCGGGGACCGGCTGGGATGAAGGTCAGCCGGCCGCGCTTGATGATGGTCGCGGGACGCGACGCGTGCGTGAAACTCCTTGTCGTCCCGTGCAAGACGTCGGTCGCTCTCGGCGGGCTGGTGATGCGTTGTGCCGCGGCGATGCCCGTGGAAGAGGCGGCGCGGCTCACCCCCCTCTTCGACACGGCAGATCGTGTGCTGCAGGTCGCTCAGATCGAATCGGCGAGGTGGTTGGGCAATCTGCAGGACCCCGCGGAAAACGCCCAGGTGAAATGA
- a CDS encoding TetR/AcrR family transcriptional regulator yields the protein MAECDDPPDAGSKLRRRTDGRLDRTRDAAILNATLAALAENGYVNTNMNDIAARAGVGKAAIYRRWSSKAALITDALVYWRPDLLDDDAPDTGSLEGDFDEIVRRAVRNDEEHFSYDLVLRAAVEATHDPHLASALDDLMLLKGRRVVNAILQQAAARGEVAPDRDWSLVADVMTGMSLMRVISGQSIDAKFIRDVIDTLILPAVRGQ from the coding sequence ATGGCGGAGTGTGACGATCCACCCGACGCAGGATCCAAGCTGCGCCGGCGTACCGATGGTCGCCTGGACCGGACTCGGGACGCGGCCATCCTCAACGCGACGCTGGCTGCGCTGGCCGAGAACGGCTACGTCAACACCAACATGAACGACATCGCCGCGCGAGCAGGTGTGGGGAAGGCGGCGATCTACCGCCGCTGGTCATCGAAAGCGGCGCTGATCACCGATGCGCTGGTGTACTGGCGGCCTGACCTGCTCGATGATGACGCGCCCGACACCGGCAGCCTGGAAGGTGATTTCGACGAAATCGTGCGTCGTGCGGTGCGCAACGATGAAGAGCACTTCTCCTACGATCTGGTGCTGCGGGCCGCGGTCGAGGCCACCCATGATCCGCACTTGGCCTCGGCCCTCGACGATCTGATGCTGCTCAAGGGCAGGCGGGTGGTGAATGCCATTCTGCAGCAGGCTGCCGCACGCGGCGAGGTGGCACCTGACCGGGACTGGTCGCTGGTCGCCGACGTGATGACCGGGATGTCTCTGATGCGGGTGATCAGCGGGCAGAGCATCGACGCGAAGTTCATCCGGGATGTCATCGACACGTTGATCCTGCCCGCGGTGCGCGGCCAGTGA
- a CDS encoding RND family transporter — translation MSNSHSKPHRPFIGHMVRIFSLPIVLFWVLVVVALGTLVPSLDKVAEARQVPLSPTNSASYQGMLNIGKVFQQYDSDSSAMVVLEGDDKLGDEAHKFYDQIVDKLEADREHVQNVQDFWSDPLTAAGSQSVDGKSAYVQIFLNGSQGTSASHESVAAVRDIVASVPSPPGIKAHVAGNTVLNADTQVAGHQSMATMELVSVAVIIVMLLFIYRSIVTMLVSMVIIGLELFAAQGVTAAAGYVNIIGLTPYAVSMVTMLSLAAGTDYVIFLLGRYHEERSKGLEREDAFYVAYHGVSHVILGSGLTIAGACMCLTMTTLPYFQTMGLPCAIAILVIIAAALTLAPAVLTVASKFGLLDPKRELSTRGWRKVGTSVVRWPIPIIFVTSLIAIIGFVSLLTYVPQYNDQKFTPADMPANLAMGVADRHFSQARMNPELLMLEADHDLRNPADMLVIDRVAKGVVHMRGIERVQTITRPLGSPIEHSSIPFLLGAQNAGTLQGAKFNNDNSAQMLEQADEMGQTVASMERMYTLMSELTATTHSMVGRTHDMVEATQEMRDNLANFDDFFRPLRNYLYWEPHCFDIPICQSMRSIFDTLDGIDKLTDEMQGLTIDMDRMDQLMPQMLPVLRSTIDSMSRMRDFMIATHSTMAGTQAQQQELAKGATEIGLYFDQAKNDDFFYLPPDVFQNPDFERGLKMFVSPDGHAVRYIITHQGDPASVEGIAHVRDLKDVVADAVKGTPLANAKVSLAGTASMYADMQDGVKTDLMIAIIASMILIFAIMLIITRSVVAALVIVGTVAASLGTACGLSVLLWQDILGLGVQWIVIPLSMVILLAVGSDYNLLVVSRLREEIHAGLNTGIIRAVGATGRVVTAAGLVFAFTMASMIVSDLRVIGQLGTTIGIGLVVDTLIVRSFMTPSIAAALGRWFWWPLNTFEITRQGRLDRERKLGGDTGKDTDTTAPIQTTSV, via the coding sequence ATGAGCAACTCGCACTCGAAGCCCCATCGGCCGTTCATCGGCCACATGGTCCGGATCTTCTCGCTGCCGATCGTCCTGTTCTGGGTGCTTGTGGTGGTCGCGCTGGGCACGCTGGTTCCATCGCTGGACAAGGTCGCGGAAGCCCGCCAGGTGCCGCTCAGCCCGACGAATTCCGCGTCGTATCAGGGGATGCTGAACATCGGCAAGGTGTTTCAGCAATACGACTCCGACTCCTCGGCAATGGTCGTGCTGGAGGGTGACGACAAGCTCGGCGACGAGGCGCACAAGTTCTACGACCAGATCGTCGACAAACTCGAGGCCGATCGCGAGCACGTGCAGAACGTCCAGGACTTCTGGAGCGATCCGCTGACGGCGGCTGGATCGCAGAGCGTCGACGGCAAGTCGGCCTATGTGCAGATCTTCCTCAACGGCTCCCAGGGCACCAGCGCCAGCCACGAGTCGGTGGCCGCGGTGCGCGACATCGTCGCCTCGGTGCCCTCACCTCCGGGTATCAAGGCGCACGTCGCCGGAAACACCGTGCTCAACGCCGACACCCAGGTTGCCGGGCATCAAAGCATGGCGACGATGGAGTTGGTCTCGGTCGCCGTCATCATCGTGATGCTGCTGTTCATCTACCGGTCCATCGTGACGATGCTGGTGTCGATGGTGATCATCGGCCTGGAACTCTTTGCCGCACAGGGTGTTACCGCAGCAGCGGGTTATGTGAACATCATCGGCCTGACCCCGTATGCGGTCAGCATGGTGACCATGCTGTCCCTGGCCGCGGGAACGGATTACGTGATCTTCCTGCTCGGCCGATATCACGAGGAGAGATCGAAGGGCCTGGAGAGAGAAGACGCGTTCTACGTCGCGTACCACGGTGTCTCCCACGTCATCCTGGGTTCGGGGTTGACCATCGCGGGTGCATGCATGTGCCTCACCATGACTACGCTGCCGTATTTCCAGACCATGGGTCTGCCGTGCGCGATCGCGATCCTGGTGATCATCGCGGCCGCCCTGACGCTGGCCCCGGCCGTGTTGACCGTCGCGTCGAAGTTCGGTCTGCTCGACCCCAAGCGGGAGCTCTCCACGAGGGGCTGGCGCAAGGTCGGTACGTCCGTCGTGCGCTGGCCCATCCCGATCATCTTCGTCACCAGCCTGATTGCCATCATCGGCTTCGTCAGCCTGCTGACGTACGTGCCGCAGTACAACGATCAGAAGTTCACCCCGGCCGACATGCCGGCCAACCTCGCCATGGGAGTCGCCGACCGGCACTTCTCGCAGGCCCGGATGAATCCCGAACTGTTGATGCTCGAAGCCGACCATGACCTCCGGAACCCGGCCGACATGCTGGTCATCGACCGGGTCGCCAAGGGCGTGGTGCACATGCGGGGTATCGAGCGGGTGCAAACCATCACCCGTCCGCTGGGCTCGCCCATCGAGCACAGCTCCATCCCGTTCCTGCTCGGCGCGCAGAATGCCGGGACGCTGCAGGGGGCCAAGTTCAACAACGACAACTCGGCGCAGATGCTTGAGCAGGCCGACGAGATGGGCCAGACCGTCGCCAGCATGGAACGCATGTACACCCTGATGTCCGAGCTGACCGCGACCACGCACAGCATGGTCGGGCGCACGCACGACATGGTGGAAGCCACCCAGGAGATGCGCGACAATCTGGCCAATTTCGACGATTTCTTCCGGCCGCTGCGCAACTACCTGTACTGGGAGCCGCACTGCTTCGACATCCCGATCTGCCAGTCGATGCGGTCCATCTTCGACACCCTGGACGGCATCGACAAGCTCACTGACGAAATGCAGGGTCTGACAATCGATATGGACCGCATGGATCAGCTGATGCCGCAGATGCTGCCGGTGCTGAGGTCCACCATCGACTCGATGTCGAGGATGCGCGACTTCATGATCGCCACCCATAGCACGATGGCCGGTACTCAGGCTCAGCAGCAGGAACTGGCCAAGGGCGCCACCGAGATCGGTCTGTACTTCGACCAGGCCAAGAACGACGACTTCTTCTACCTGCCACCGGATGTGTTCCAGAACCCCGACTTCGAGCGGGGATTGAAGATGTTCGTGTCGCCGGATGGTCACGCCGTCCGCTACATCATCACCCACCAGGGTGACCCGGCCTCGGTCGAGGGTATCGCCCACGTGCGCGACCTCAAAGACGTTGTGGCCGACGCGGTCAAGGGCACTCCGCTGGCCAATGCGAAGGTGTCGCTGGCCGGCACCGCATCGATGTACGCCGACATGCAGGACGGAGTCAAGACCGACCTGATGATCGCGATCATCGCGTCGATGATCCTGATCTTCGCGATCATGCTGATCATCACGCGAAGTGTGGTGGCCGCCTTGGTGATCGTCGGCACGGTGGCCGCATCTCTTGGCACCGCATGTGGTCTGTCGGTGCTGCTGTGGCAGGACATCCTGGGCCTGGGCGTGCAGTGGATCGTGATCCCGTTGTCGATGGTGATCCTGCTGGCGGTGGGTTCGGACTACAACCTGCTTGTGGTCTCCCGCCTCCGGGAGGAGATACACGCCGGGCTCAACACGGGCATCATCCGCGCCGTGGGGGCCACCGGACGCGTCGTCACCGCCGCCGGGCTCGTGTTCGCCTTCACCATGGCGTCGATGATCGTCAGCGACCTGCGGGTGATCGGCCAACTGGGTACGACGATCGGTATCGGTCTGGTCGTCGATACGTTGATCGTGCGCTCGTTCATGACCCCATCGATTGCCGCGGCGCTGGGCCGCTGGTTCTGGTGGCCGCTCAACACCTTTGAGATCACCCGGCAGGGCCGCCTCGATCGCGAACGGAAGCTGGGCGGCGACACCGGCAAGGACACTGACACAACGGCGCCCATCCAGACGACTTCGGTCTGA
- a CDS encoding MmpS family transport accessory protein — protein MFRLLKKAWIPLVLVVVVALGAYAILRIRDSNHHEPRAADGSGITANFNPKHITYEVTGSGGTANLNYLDENGQPHLIENTPLPWSFTIVTTLPSMSANIMAQGDRDVSGLRCRVTVDGEVRDDRASNDTVKPFIYCLVKSV, from the coding sequence GTGTTCCGGTTGCTCAAAAAAGCGTGGATACCGCTGGTGCTGGTGGTGGTCGTCGCTCTGGGCGCGTACGCGATTCTTCGGATTCGTGACTCCAACCATCACGAACCGAGGGCCGCAGATGGCTCCGGTATCACCGCGAACTTCAATCCGAAGCACATCACCTACGAGGTCACCGGTTCCGGTGGAACCGCGAACCTCAACTACCTCGATGAGAACGGTCAGCCCCATCTCATCGAGAACACCCCATTACCTTGGTCGTTCACGATTGTGACGACGCTGCCCTCGATGTCGGCCAACATCATGGCCCAGGGAGATCGTGATGTCAGTGGTCTTCGGTGCCGGGTGACCGTCGACGGCGAGGTCCGCGACGACCGGGCGAGCAACGACACCGTCAAACCGTTCATCTACTGCTTGGTGAAATCCGTATGA
- a CDS encoding TetR/AcrR family transcriptional regulator C-terminal domain-containing protein, translated as MTTGNAPRRGRGRPPRIDQKRIVAAARAIAPGALTMQAVADELGVDRTTLHYYVGDRDGLLELVVADLFETELRSIKLPEGASWQEILRAYGNAIRNGVLKLGVTATSFRLRGTSGAASLALAEQVLRALADGGFGTDDAGRVLTLVSGLAMSAAHDVLSSAESRLHHQTPEVVRALKDLPSSDFPLLSGVVADRDIGASAAQDFDFNLDIVIAGLERFLAR; from the coding sequence GTGACCACCGGAAACGCGCCGCGCCGAGGGCGGGGCCGGCCACCGCGCATCGATCAGAAGCGGATCGTCGCCGCGGCGCGCGCCATTGCGCCGGGCGCGTTGACGATGCAGGCGGTGGCCGATGAGCTCGGGGTGGACCGCACCACGCTGCACTACTACGTCGGCGACCGTGACGGTCTGCTCGAGCTGGTGGTGGCCGATCTGTTCGAGACGGAGCTGCGCTCGATCAAGCTGCCCGAGGGGGCAAGCTGGCAGGAGATCCTGCGTGCCTATGGCAACGCCATCCGTAATGGTGTGCTCAAACTCGGTGTGACGGCGACGAGCTTCCGGCTGCGTGGGACGAGTGGGGCGGCCAGTCTCGCGCTGGCCGAGCAGGTGCTGCGGGCCCTGGCCGATGGTGGATTCGGTACCGACGACGCCGGGCGGGTGCTCACCCTGGTCTCCGGCCTCGCGATGTCGGCCGCGCACGACGTGCTGAGTTCGGCGGAGTCGCGGCTGCACCACCAGACACCTGAAGTGGTGCGCGCCCTGAAAGACCTTCCGTCCAGTGACTTCCCACTGCTCAGTGGTGTGGTCGCCGATCGTGACATCGGCGCGAGCGCCGCCCAGGACTTCGACTTCAACCTCGACATCGTGATCGCCGGGCTCGAGCGTTTCCTGGCCAGATAG